One stretch of Scleropages formosus unplaced genomic scaffold, fSclFor1.1, whole genome shotgun sequence DNA includes these proteins:
- the LOC114909848 gene encoding cyclin-dependent kinase 6-like, whose amino-acid sequence MEAGRYEVLAAVGEGASGRVFKARETGGCQRLVALKKVRVLEQMEEGVPAFVIREVGLLRKLEAFDHPNVVKLLDVSVEVENQTPELTLVFEYVDQDLCAFLASVAETGLSRGKIKDIMLQLLRGLDFLHTNMLVHRDLKPQNVLVSSHGEIKIADFGLARIYSHHMALTPIVVTLWYRAPEVLLHFGYMSSVDMWSTGCIFAELFLLRPLFCGYSDIQQLQKIIDVIGLPAQEDWPTESPIPYPANWKSGNTLNQLLPNLHQEERDLLLQFLVFNPSKRVSAFEALRHTFLAEQ is encoded by the exons ATGGAGGCCGGCCGCTACGAGGTCCTGGCTGCTGTGGGTGAGGGCGCCTCCGGACGCGTGTTCAAGGCACGCGAGACCGGCGGCTGCCAGCGCCTCGTGGCCCTCAAGAAGGTCAGGGTCCTCGAGCAGATGGAGGAAGGCGTGCCTGCCTTCGTGATCCGCGAGGTGGGACTGCTGCGCAAGTTGGAGGCCTTCGACCACCCCAACGTGGTCAA GTTAttagatgtttcagttgaagTCGAAAATCAGACCCCAGAGCTGACTTTAGTGTTTGAATATGTTGATCaagatttgtgtgcatttcttgcCTCGGTAGCAGAGACTGGTCTCAGCAGGGGGAAAATTAAG GACAtaatgttacagctgctgcgAGGCCTAGACTTCCTTCACACCAACATGCTGGTGCACCGAGACCTGAAGCCGCAAAATGTGCTGGTCAGCAGCCACGGTGAGATCAAGATTGCGGATTTTGGTCTGGCGCGGATCTACAGCCACCACATGGCTCTCACGCCCATC GTGGTGACCCTGTGGTACAGAGCTCCGGAGGTCCTGCTACACTTCGGCTACATGTCCTCCGTGGACATGTGGAGCACTGGCTGCATCTTCGCTGAGCTCTTCCTCCTCAG ACCCTTGTTTTGCGGCTATTCTGACAtacagcagctccagaaaatcaTAGA TGTGATCGGCCTGCCTGCACAGGAGGACTGGCCTACCGAGAGCCCCATCCCGTACCCTGCCAACTGGAAGAGTGGTAATACCTTAAATCAGCTGCTGCCGAACTTGCACCAGGAAGAGAGGGACCTGCTCTTG CAATTTCTGGTCTTTAACCCATCCAAGCGTGTCTCAGCCTTTGAGGCTTTGAGACACACCTTCCTGGCTGAGCAGTAG